Proteins encoded together in one Carya illinoinensis cultivar Pawnee chromosome 3, C.illinoinensisPawnee_v1, whole genome shotgun sequence window:
- the LOC122302199 gene encoding metalloendoproteinase 5-MMP-like: protein MAKNLHFSKSSILFLAIHLFLVILSGSFTHASHFSKSIQGLEGSLKGQRVSGLNEVKRYLNRFGYLGYETADKHSIEDDDDEFDEGLESALKMYQKYYNLKVTGRLDSDTIKQMNVPRCGEPDTLINGGNHVLHPQYAFFKNNAKWPPSKRHLTYTFNSSAKAVRMEILNATCYYAFKRWEAVTNFRFQEAPQGTKSDLVIGFHRGDHGDGTPFDGPGGVLAHAYSPTIGQLHYDADEKWSLSPKLTINQTDIVWVAMHEIGHLLGLNHTQVQNAIMFAYVKNGVTRRGLHPDDIRGIRALYAI, encoded by the coding sequence ATGGCTAAGaatctccatttttcaaaatcatccATTCTCTTCCTCGCAATTCATCTGTTCCTCGTAATTCTCTCTGGAAGTTTTACGCATGCATCCCATTTTTCTAAATCCATCCAAGGCCTAGAGGGATCCCTCAAGGGCCAGAGGGTGTCGGGCTTAAATGAGGTCAAGCGTTACCTGAATAGGTTCGGATACTTGGGATACGAAACTGCAGACAAACACAGCATTGAAGACGATGATGATGAGTTCGACGAGGGCTTGGAGTCAGCTCTTAAAATGTACCAGAAATATTACAATTTGAAGGTTACAGGAAGACTTGACTccgataccatcaaacaaatgaATGTCCCACGATGTGGAGAACCTGATACATTAATCAATGGTGGTAATCATGTCTTACATCCACAATATGCATTTTTTAAGAACAATGCTAAATGGCCGCCTTCTAAGCGTCATCTCACGTATACATTCAACTCCAGCGCCAAAGCCGTTCGCATGGAAATCCTAAACGCAACCTGCTACTATGCTTTCAAAAGATGGGAGGCCGTAACTAATTTCAGGTTTCAAGAGGCACCTCAGGGTACAAAGTCTGACCTAGTTATTGGATTTCATCGAGGTGATCATGGGGACGGGACCCCATTTGATGGGCCTGGTGGAGTTTTAGCTCATGCTTATTCTCCCACGATTGGTCAACTTCATTATGATGCAGATGAGAAATGGAGTCTTAGCCCTAAGCTAACTATAAACCAAACGGACATCGTGTGGGTCGCAATGCACGAGATAGGGCACCTTCTTGGACTTAACCACACTCAGGTTCAGAATGCCATTATGTTTGCTTATGTTAAAAACGGAGTTACTAGAAGAGGTTTGCACCCAGATGATATAAGGGGCATACGTGCTTTATATGCTATTTAA
- the LOC122303033 gene encoding metalloendoproteinase 5-MMP-like yields the protein MGSEFAEKHSLQNNSDHFDKNLETAIKEYQKYYKLKVTGILDSATIKRMNVPRCGAPDNVNGLAPQEAAVKPQYHFFPKKPVWPRSRRHLSYTFNSSAKGAPMSISRGVFAYAFKKWEEVTKFKFHEASRGEKADVVIGFHRGEHGDGRPFDGNGGILAHSFSPTIGALHLDADEKFNHRPKIGNNESDYVWVAMHEIGHILGLTHSSEEKAIMFAYVEDGLTRRALHQDDIMGIHALYPHE from the coding sequence ATGGGATCCGAATTTGCCGAAAAACACAGCCTTCAAAATAACAGCGATCATTTTGACAAGAACTTGGAGACTGCCATTAAAGAGTATCAGAAATACTATAAATTGAAAGTTACCGGAATTCTCGACTCCGCAACCATCAAGCGAATGAATGTTCCGCGATGTGGAGCGCCTGATAACGTCAACGGTCTTGCTCCACAAGAAGCAGCAGTAAAACCACAATATcattttttcccaaaaaaaccCGTATGGCCACGTTCTAGGCGCCATCTCTCATATACCTTCAACTCTAGTGCCAAAGGCGCTCCAATGAGCATATCAAGGGGAGTTTTTGCCTATGCTTTCAAAAAGTGGGAGGAGGTAACTAAGTTCAAATTTCATGAGGCGAGTAGAGGTGAGAAAGCTGACGTAGTTATTGGATTCCACAGAGGAGAACATGGGGATGGGCGCCCATTCGATGGGAATGGTGGAATTTTAGCTCATTCTTTTTCTCCCACAATCGGTGCATTGCATTTAGATGCGGATGAAAAGTTTAACCATAGACCCAAGATCGGTAACAATGAATCGGACTATGTGTGGGTCGCAATGCACGAGATAGGGCACATTCTTGGACTAACTCATAGTTCAGAAGAGAAAGCCATTATGTTTGCTTATGTGGAAGATGGATTAACTAGGAGAGCTTTGCACCAAGATGATATAATGGGCATACATGCTTTATATCCTCATGAATAG